The following proteins come from a genomic window of Streptomyces sp. NBC_01716:
- a CDS encoding cupin, which produces MDDLTLIARNQLDDARASAHGRSAHLFLHDGPLRQTVIALTSGSALDEHNAPPAASLQVLHGRVRLTKKSGDQDMIAGQVGPIPHERHGLTALEDCAVLLTAVTEVRR; this is translated from the coding sequence ATGGACGACCTGACCCTGATCGCCCGCAACCAGCTCGACGACGCGCGCGCCAGCGCCCACGGGCGCAGCGCGCACCTCTTCCTGCACGACGGACCGCTGCGGCAGACCGTCATCGCGCTGACCTCCGGCTCGGCCCTCGACGAGCACAACGCGCCCCCGGCGGCCAGCCTTCAGGTGCTGCACGGCCGCGTACGGCTGACGAAGAAGTCGGGCGACCAGGACATGATCGCCGGACAGGTGGGCCCGATCCCGCACGAGCGCCACGGCCTGACGGCCCTGGAGGACTGCGCCGTCCTGCTCACCGCGGTCACCGAGGTCCGGCGGTGA
- the recG gene encoding ATP-dependent DNA helicase RecG, with protein sequence MDRVSALDESLKKTLGPATAKVMAEQLDLHTVGDLLHHYPRRYEERGQLTRLADLPLDEDVTVVAQVADSRVLKFNGGRGQRLEITLTDGSGRLQLVFFGRGIHKPHKDLLPGSRGMFAGKVSMFNRKLQLAHPTYVPLGRDSGDEAVDDFAGKLIPIYPACKGLESWKITKALDAVLPRATEAVDPLPPSLREGRGFVTLPEALLKIHRPDSKADVAEARDRLKWDEAFVLQVALARRRHADAGLPAVSRKPVAGGLLDAFDAKLPFTLTEGQTKVTREIFDDLATEHPMHRLLQGEVGSGKTMVALRAMLTVVDAGGQAAMLAPTEVLAQQHHRSITEMMGELAEGGMLGGAETATKVVLLTGSMGAAARRHALLDLATGEAGIVIGTHALIEDKVRFHDLGLVVVDEQHRFGVEQRDALRSKGKQPPHLLVMTATPIPRTVAMTVFGDLETSVLDQLPAGRSPIASHVVPAQDKPHFLARAWERVREEVGKGHQAYVVCPRIGDGEDEPRKKAAAKAAEADGDKRPPLAVLDIAKQLAGGPLTGLRTEVLHGRMQPDDKDDVMRRFTAGEVDVLVATTVIEVGVNVPNATAMVIMDADRFGVSQLHQLRGRVGRGSAPGLCLLVSEMPEASPARARLGAVASTLDGFELSRIDLEQRREGDVLGQAQSGVRSSLRMLAVIEDEEVIAAAREEAVAVVAEDPELNTFPELRTALDALLDTEREQYLDKG encoded by the coding sequence ATGGATCGTGTGTCCGCGCTGGATGAATCCCTCAAGAAGACGCTCGGTCCCGCCACCGCGAAGGTGATGGCCGAGCAACTCGACCTGCACACGGTCGGTGATCTGCTGCACCACTACCCGAGGCGGTACGAGGAGCGGGGCCAGCTCACCCGCCTCGCCGACCTCCCGCTGGACGAGGACGTCACGGTCGTCGCCCAGGTCGCCGACTCCCGCGTCCTGAAGTTCAACGGCGGCCGGGGCCAGCGGCTGGAGATCACCCTCACCGACGGCAGCGGCCGGCTCCAGCTGGTCTTCTTCGGCCGGGGTATCCACAAGCCGCACAAGGACCTGCTGCCCGGCAGCCGCGGCATGTTCGCGGGCAAGGTCTCGATGTTCAACCGGAAGCTCCAGCTCGCCCATCCCACGTATGTGCCGCTGGGCAGGGACAGCGGAGACGAGGCCGTGGACGACTTCGCGGGCAAGCTGATCCCGATCTATCCGGCCTGCAAGGGCTTGGAGTCCTGGAAGATCACCAAGGCCCTCGACGCGGTGCTGCCGAGGGCCACCGAGGCCGTCGACCCGCTGCCGCCCTCGCTCCGCGAGGGACGCGGTTTCGTCACGCTCCCCGAAGCCCTGCTGAAGATCCACCGGCCCGACAGCAAGGCCGATGTCGCCGAGGCCAGGGACCGGCTCAAGTGGGACGAGGCGTTCGTGCTCCAGGTCGCCCTCGCCCGGCGCCGGCACGCGGACGCAGGGCTCCCGGCGGTGTCGCGGAAACCGGTGGCCGGGGGCCTGCTCGACGCCTTCGACGCCAAGCTGCCCTTCACCCTCACCGAGGGCCAGACGAAGGTCACCCGCGAGATCTTCGACGACCTGGCGACCGAGCACCCCATGCACCGCCTCCTTCAGGGCGAGGTCGGCTCCGGCAAGACGATGGTGGCGCTGCGCGCGATGCTCACGGTGGTGGACGCGGGCGGCCAGGCGGCGATGCTCGCCCCGACCGAGGTTCTCGCCCAGCAGCACCACCGTTCGATCACCGAGATGATGGGAGAGCTCGCCGAGGGAGGCATGCTCGGCGGCGCGGAGACCGCCACCAAGGTGGTGCTGCTCACGGGCTCCATGGGCGCAGCGGCGCGCCGTCACGCACTGCTGGATCTGGCCACCGGCGAGGCGGGGATCGTGATCGGCACGCACGCGCTGATCGAGGACAAGGTGCGGTTCCACGACCTCGGTCTGGTCGTCGTGGACGAGCAGCACCGGTTCGGGGTCGAGCAGCGCGACGCGCTGCGCTCCAAAGGAAAGCAGCCGCCGCATCTGCTGGTCATGACGGCGACGCCCATTCCCCGTACGGTCGCGATGACCGTCTTCGGAGACCTGGAGACGTCCGTGCTGGACCAGCTGCCCGCCGGCCGCTCCCCGATCGCCTCGCACGTCGTCCCCGCCCAGGACAAGCCGCACTTCCTGGCCCGCGCCTGGGAGCGGGTGCGCGAGGAGGTCGGCAAGGGTCACCAGGCGTACGTCGTCTGCCCCCGGATCGGTGACGGCGAGGACGAGCCCAGGAAGAAGGCCGCGGCGAAGGCGGCCGAGGCGGACGGGGACAAGCGTCCGCCGCTGGCCGTGCTGGACATCGCGAAGCAGCTCGCCGGCGGACCGCTGACCGGCCTCCGTACCGAGGTGCTGCACGGCCGTATGCAGCCCGATGACAAGGACGACGTGATGCGCCGCTTCACGGCGGGCGAGGTGGACGTCCTGGTCGCGACCACCGTCATCGAGGTCGGCGTCAACGTCCCCAACGCCACCGCGATGGTGATCATGGACGCGGACCGGTTCGGCGTCTCGCAGCTGCACCAGCTGCGCGGGCGGGTGGGCCGAGGCTCCGCCCCGGGGCTCTGCCTCCTGGTCTCGGAGATGCCGGAGGCGAGCCCCGCGCGGGCCCGTCTCGGCGCGGTCGCCTCCACCCTCGACGGCTTCGAGCTCTCCCGTATCGACCTCGAACAGCGCCGCGAGGGCGATGTCCTCGGCCAGGCCCAGTCCGGTGTCCGCTCCTCGCTGCGGATGCTCGCCGTCATCGAGGACGAGGAGGTCATCGCCGCGGCCAGGGAGGAGGCCGTCGCCGTGGTCGCCGAGGACCCGGAGCTCAACACCTTCCCGGAGCTGCGTACGGCCCTGGACGCCCTGCTGGACACGGAGCGGGAGCAGTATCTCGACAAGGGCTGA